One Treponema pectinovorum DNA segment encodes these proteins:
- a CDS encoding FeoA family protein — protein MTLRDAKIGQTVKTVKINGEGAVKRRIMDMGITKGIEIYVRKVAPLGDPVEITVRGYELSLRKADSEIIEVEVI, from the coding sequence ATGACGTTGAGAGATGCAAAAATTGGTCAAACGGTTAAAACCGTGAAAATCAATGGAGAAGGTGCGGTAAAACGCAGAATTATGGACATGGGTATTACAAAGGGGATTGAAATCTATGTTCGCAAAGTTGCTCCTCTTGGAGATCCTGTTGAAATTACTGTTCGCGGCTATGAATTGAGCTTACGCAAAGCGGATTCTGAAATTATTGAAGTGGAGGTAATCTAA